The proteins below are encoded in one region of Mesoplasma melaleucae:
- a CDS encoding carbohydrate ABC transporter permease: MRKDINKYKERYDGDILKKEEFIYEHNEKAIYERNFFKKVSSNMKFNITLKMINIKFQLRNRIYLNHVKKTAKKTLTLSSDSLLKKAASKFLNAIVLLIVGIIILCPFYWMIITSFKTYPEVAPGIDQTIWPKVWSLQAYKDTLKVVKNMADLNDLNISRFFINSVVVALLSTLLQLFVSLLGGFAIYNWKTRFNSVFLIIIFSIMMVPGEALLMGRFVLISRMGWANTGLALIVPFIGNVFTIYLVANAFSALGSDLRKASKIDGLSNFQYFFKIATPAISATLVTAFITGLITSWNSILWPITIIDQNGTWTTIPMLLYKFLNITGQEVGNNAPNDPINVKMAACLICILPMIVLFVVFNRPIINGLTKRNSGGNKG, translated from the coding sequence ATGAGAAAAGACATTAATAAATATAAAGAAAGATATGATGGTGATATTCTTAAAAAAGAAGAATTCATTTATGAACATAACGAAAAGGCAATTTATGAAAGAAACTTTTTTAAAAAAGTTTCTAGCAATATGAAATTTAATATAACTTTAAAAATGATAAATATAAAGTTTCAATTAAGAAATAGAATTTATTTAAATCATGTTAAAAAAACAGCTAAAAAAACATTAACTTTATCATCTGATAGTTTACTTAAAAAAGCTGCTTCAAAATTTTTAAATGCAATTGTTTTATTGATTGTAGGAATTATAATATTATGCCCTTTCTATTGAATGATTATTACGTCATTTAAAACATATCCTGAAGTTGCTCCTGGCATTGATCAAACAATATGACCAAAAGTATGATCACTTCAAGCCTATAAAGATACATTGAAAGTTGTAAAAAATATGGCAGATTTAAATGACTTAAATATAAGTAGATTCTTTATTAACTCAGTTGTAGTTGCATTACTTTCAACTTTACTTCAATTATTTGTATCACTACTTGGTGGATTTGCTATTTATAATTGAAAAACACGTTTTAATTCAGTATTTTTAATTATTATCTTTTCAATAATGATGGTTCCAGGTGAAGCATTATTAATGGGAAGATTTGTTCTAATAAGTAGAATGGGGTGGGCAAACACTGGTCTAGCTTTAATTGTGCCATTTATAGGAAACGTGTTTACCATTTATTTAGTAGCAAATGCTTTTAGTGCATTAGGTTCAGATTTAAGAAAAGCATCAAAAATTGATGGTTTATCAAACTTTCAATATTTCTTTAAAATTGCTACACCTGCAATTAGTGCTACATTAGTTACTGCATTTATAACAGGACTTATTACATCATGAAACTCAATCCTTTGACCAATTACAATTATTGATCAAAATGGTACATGAACAACTATACCTATGCTTTTATACAAATTCTTGAACATTACAGGACAAGAAGTTGGTAATAATGCACCTAATGATCCAATTAATGTTAAAATGGCAGCTTGTTTAATTTGTATTTTACCAATGATAGTATTGTTTGTTGTTTTCAATAGACCTATTATTAATGGATTAACAAAAAGAAATTCAGGAGGAAATAAAGGATAA
- a CDS encoding MBL fold metallo-hydrolase, whose product MGTTVVSCGTKYVDSQYYVLSVGNANFTYLQIVDTATVIDAGVGRSAEQGDSLSGTEDSIIYSNAETRANDWKWEDRAGVTDWEVNFMKSIGVKQIDTIFITHQHTDYYNAVNALVKAFPVKTVNAPLMGATGLRIELSSSITTVNTKFEKTYKSQGYTFTNITA is encoded by the coding sequence ATTGGAACAACTGTTGTAAGTTGTGGAACTAAATATGTTGATTCACAATATTATGTTCTTTCAGTTGGTAATGCAAACTTTACTTATCTTCAAATTGTAGATACAGCAACTGTTATTGATGCTGGAGTAGGAAGAAGTGCAGAACAAGGTGATTCACTTAGTGGAACTGAAGATAGCATAATCTACTCAAACGCAGAAACAAGAGCAAACGATTGAAAATGAGAAGACAGAGCTGGTGTTACTGATTGAGAAGTTAACTTTATGAAGTCAATTGGTGTTAAACAAATAGATACTATTTTTATTACTCACCAACATACAGACTATTACAATGCTGTTAATGCATTAGTAAAAGCATTCCCTGTTAAAACTGTGAACGCTCCTTTAATGGGTGCAACTGGTTTAAGAATAGAGTTATCATCTTCTATTACAACAGTAAACACTAAATTTGAAAAGACATATAAAAGTCAAGGATACACATTTACAAACATTACAGCGTAA
- a CDS encoding carbohydrate ABC transporter permease produces the protein MKQRSIKQEKDNFKPKFFASSSKPKNMESRKSDLWIQLIWIIPGLFFILLFSYYAIYIIFAQGFNANGALEGFILSIKNFQNVLYKSNEFPIALRNTLIYSVVAIPISLLIALITAKALSNILNRRIFSFLQSAFFLPYVTSSLAVAMAFSMIFSNNGTSLLNQFFRWIGTGSIDWAKPSNAIIVLIIYGVWGMLPFKIILFTAAFMKIDKRLYQAASIDGTPQWLQFWKISIPQIMLVIIYTITTGIIGGFKFMPFGLYPSYQSAVASQAQTAVYYIFNKTSQSAGAAGEAGAASIILMSIILVMTIFNRYLTKYLNKKFR, from the coding sequence ATGAAACAAAGAAGTATTAAACAAGAAAAAGATAATTTTAAACCTAAATTTTTTGCTAGTTCATCGAAGCCAAAAAATATGGAATCAAGAAAAAGTGATCTTTGAATTCAATTGATTTGAATAATTCCTGGATTATTTTTCATATTACTGTTTTCATATTATGCAATTTACATTATTTTTGCACAAGGTTTTAATGCTAATGGTGCTTTAGAAGGTTTTATTCTTTCAATAAAGAACTTTCAAAATGTTCTTTATAAATCAAATGAATTTCCAATTGCGTTAAGAAATACATTAATTTATTCAGTTGTAGCAATTCCGATATCACTTTTAATCGCTCTTATAACAGCAAAAGCTTTATCAAATATTTTAAACAGAAGAATTTTTTCTTTCTTACAATCTGCATTCTTCTTACCATATGTAACATCTTCATTAGCTGTTGCTATGGCATTCTCAATGATTTTTTCAAACAATGGAACTTCATTATTAAATCAATTTTTTAGATGAATTGGGACAGGATCAATTGACTGAGCAAAACCAAGTAACGCTATTATCGTTTTAATTATTTATGGTGTTTGAGGAATGTTACCTTTTAAAATTATCTTATTTACTGCAGCATTTATGAAAATTGATAAAAGGTTATATCAAGCTGCTTCAATTGACGGAACACCTCAATGATTACAATTTTGAAAAATATCAATTCCCCAAATTATGCTAGTTATAATTTATACAATAACAACAGGAATTATTGGTGGATTTAAATTTATGCCTTTTGGATTATATCCTTCATATCAATCAGCTGTTGCATCTCAAGCACAAACTGCTGTTTATTATATTTTTAACAAAACAAGCCAATCAGCAGGAGCAGCAGGAGAAGCAGGAGCCGCTTCAATTATCTTGATGTCAATCATTTTAGTGATGACTATATTTAACAGATATTTAACAAAATATTTAAATAAGAAATTTAGGTAG